A single Triticum dicoccoides isolate Atlit2015 ecotype Zavitan chromosome 2A, WEW_v2.0, whole genome shotgun sequence DNA region contains:
- the LOC119352127 gene encoding DNA topoisomerase 1 beta-like, translated as MPAAVHTFDSDDDDEFDGPTSFKRPSASLKQNNMPTPSSGNAQHCHKSRLKRPHVEDVLMSDTDDSDDDIPLALRKKADDRKFKRINTCSADADYSEDDEKPLSARLFKDAASPSGGSASDDDDSDDDKPLAARFSPVARNSVDMPIRPNNKALNTSASSAPRNSVKRPCDSNIQPSSALKKAKCTDSSASAISEDDGSDNVPLARRLTVGEPSKRKPPAKDIAKKKKKKSPSSSKDNQKVVKRKTKKLMRNSRSSKATKVREVSGGGKKWSTLVHNGVIFPPPYKPHGVKMLYNGKPVDLTPEQEEVATMFAVMKDTEYASKETFINNFFTDWSKILGKTHTIKKFELCDFSPIYEWHLQEKEKKTQMTSEEKKALREEKEKQEKKFMWASVDGVEEKVGNFRVEPPGLFRGRGEHPKMGRLKRRIRPSDITINIGEEDPVPVCPIPGESWKEVKHDNTVTWLAFWNDLINQKDFKYVFLAASSSLKGQSDKEKYEKARKLKDHIKNIRANYTKDFRSKEQVKKQISVATYLIDKLALRAGNEKDDDEADTVGCCTLKVENVTCLPPNKLQFDFLGKDSIRYLNTVEVEPPVYEAIKEFCAGKNKGGHVFDKLDTTKLNAHLKDLMPGLTAKVFRTYNASITLDKILNEQTKDGSLLEKINVYSRANKQVAIICNHQRAFPKSHDSQMTKLNEKIDELKAQRDEWKADLVRAKKRKPLASDEDGKRKRKLTPEVLEIKISKIEAKIKEIDITKTNREELKTVALGTSKINYLDPRITVAWCKTHEVPIEKIFSKTILAKFGWAMDADPDFRF; from the exons ATGCCGGCGGCTGTCCATACGtttgacagcgacgacgacgacgaattcgacggcccaACCTCCTTCAAGCGGCCGAGTGCCTCTCTGAAGCAAAACAACATGCCCACCCCCTCATCAGGAAACGCACAACATTGCCACAAGAGTAGATTGAAAAGACCTCATGTGGAAGATGTCCTCATGTCGGATACCGATGATTCAGACGACGACATACCACTTGCATTGAGGAAAAAGGCCGATGACAGGAAATTCAAGAGAATCAACACATGTAGTGCCGATGCAGATTATTCAGAAGATGACGAGAAACCACTCTCCGCAAGGTTGTTCAAAGACGCCGCTTCACCAAGTGGGGGCAGCGCCTCCGATGATGATGATTCAGATGATGATAAACCATTGGCTGCCCGTTTTTCACCCGTTGCTCGGAATTCCGTGGACATGCCGATCAGACCTAACAACAAGGCGTTGAACACTAGTGCAAGTAGTGCTCCCCGAAATTCAGTCAAGAGGCCATGTGATAGCAATATTCAGCCTAGTTCAGCTCTTAAGAAGGCAAAGTGTACAGACAGTTCTGCCTCTGCAATTTCAGAGGATGATGGAAGTGACAACGTACCTCTCGCACGAAGGCTGACAGTCGGTGAGCCTTCAAAAAGAAAGCCGCCTGCAAAGGATATtgcgaagaaaaagaaaaagaagagtcCTTCATCTTCTAAGGACAACCAGAAGGTAGtaaaaaggaaaacaaagaaaCTAATGAGAAATTCCCGGTCCTCAAAGGCAACGAAGGTCCGTGAAGTGTCTGGCGGTGGGAAGAAATGGTCTACTTTGGTGCACAATGGTGTTATCTTCCCCCCTCCGTACAAGCCGCATGGTGTCAAGATGCTTTACAATGGAAAACCTGTTGATCTGACCCCAGAACAGGAGGAG GTTGCAACCATGTTTGCTGTGATGAAAGACACTGAGTATGCGTCCAAGGAAACATTTATCAACAACTTCTTCACCGACTGGAGTAAAATTCTTGGTAAAACCCATACTATCAAAAAGTTCGAGCTTTGTGATTTCTCACCGATCTATGAATGGCACCTCCAAGAGAAGGAGAAGAAAACACAGATGACTTCAGAG GAGAAGAAAGCATTGCGGGAAGAGAAAGAGAAACAAGAGAAGAAATTTATGTGGGCTTCCGTAGACGGTGTTGAAGAGAAG GTTGGTAATTTCAGAGTAGAACCACCTGGCTTGTTCAGGGGACGTGGAGAGCATCCTAAG ATGGGAAGACTGAAGCGACGCATCCGACCAAGTGATATTACAATAAACATTGGAGAAGAGGATCCAGTCCCAGTGTGTCCTATACCTGGAGAAAG CTGGAAAGAAGTTAAACATGACAATACTGTTACATGGTTGGCCTTTTGGAATGATCTGATAAACCAAAAGGATTTCAAGTATGTTTTCCTGGCGGCAAGCAGCTCCCTAAAGGGGCAAAGCGACAAGGAGAAATATGAGAAGGCCCGGAAGCTGAAG GATCACATAAAAAATATTCGTGCAAATTACACCAAGGATTTCAGGAGCAAAGAGCAGGTGAAGAAACAAATTTCAGTGGCGACATACCTTATAGATAAACTAGCCCTTAGGGCAGGGAATGAAAAG GATGACGACGAGGCCGATACTGTTGGTTGTTGTACGCTGAAGGTTGAAAATGTTACCTGTCTGCCTCCAAACAAGTTGCAG TTTGACTTCCTTGGTAAAGATTCTATAAGATACTTGAACACTGTAGAGGTTGAACCACCTGTATACGAGGCGATTAAGGAATTCTGTGCAG GTAAAAATAAAGGTGGGCATGTCTTTGACAAGCTTGATACAACTAAACTAAATGCTCATCTCAAGGACTTAATGCCTGGCCTTACTGCAAAAGTCTTCCGTACATATAACGCTTCCATCACTTTGGACAAAATC TTGAATGAACAAACAAAAGATGGGAGCCTTCTTGAAAAAATTAATGTCTACTCCCGAGCAAACAAACAG GTTGCCATAATCTGTAACCATCAGCGTGCCTTCCCAAAATCACATGATTCCCAGATGACAAAGTTGAATGAAAAGATTGATGAATTAAAG GCCCAGAGGGATGAATGGAAAGCAGACTTAGTGAGAGCGAAGAAACGAAAGCCTCTAGCCAGTGATGAAGATGGGAAGCGAAAGAGAAAATTGACCCCTGAAGT GTTGGAGATTAAGATCTCTAAGATTGAAGCCAAGATAAAGGAAATAGATATCACTAAGACGAACAGAGAGGAATTGAAGACAGTAGCACTAGGAACATCAAAGATTAATTACCTTGATCCTAGAATCACTGTGGCGTGGTGCAAAACCCATGAAGTTCCTATTGAGAAG ATCTTCAGCAAGACGATTCTCGCGAAATTTGGATGGGCGATGGATGCCGACCCAGATTTCAGATTCTAA
- the LOC119356729 gene encoding molybdopterin biosynthesis protein CNX1-like, with product MLRVEEALAAVLSAAAACRAAPSAVPLLDALGLVLAEDIRAPDPLPPFRASVKDGYAVVAADGPGEYPVIAEARAGDDALGVVVTPGTVAYVTTGGPIPDGADAVVQVEDTEQVAAAPDGSKRVRISARVAEGHDIRSVGCDIEKDYIVLKSGENIGPAEIGLLATVGVTTVKAYRRPTIAVFSTGDELVQPVTATLNRGQIRDSNRAMLLAAAIQQKCKVVDLGIAKDTEESLMEHMDAALHSDADIILTSGGVSMGDRDLVKPCLAKMGKIHFEKIRMKPGKPLTFAEITSNDPTKPSKTALAFGLPGNPVSCMVCFNLFVVPAIRLVSGWSNPHLERVHVRISHPLRADPHRMEFHRAVIRWVLDDGSGRPGYVAESTGQQASSRLLSMKSANALLEVQSSEQILAAGASVQAVLISDITSPPLDKLPAASSPLSSHLVSSAKGALADAPQVAASQNAEVKVAILTVSDTVSSGAGPDRSGPRAVSVVNSSSEKLGGAVVVATAVVPDEVDKIKEILVKWSDIDRVNLILTLGGTGFTPRDVTPEATKSVIQKEAPGLAFVMIQESLKVTPFAMLSRAACGIRGSTLIINMPGNPNAVAECMEALLPALKHAMKQLKGDKREKNPRHVPHAEAAPVDQWERSFRAASSGGGCSCDP from the exons ATGCTGCGGGTGGAGGAGGCGCTGGCGGCGGTGCTGTCCGCCGCGGCGGCCTGCCGCGCCGCCCCGTCGGCCGTGCCGCTGCTCGACGCGCTCGGCCTCGTCCTCGCGGAGGACATCCGCGCGCCCGACCCCCTGCCCCCCTTCCGCGCCTCCGTCAAG GACGGGTACGCCGTGGTGGCCGCCGACGGGCCCGGGGAGTACCCGGTCATCGCGGAGGCCAGGGCCGGCGACGACGCGCTCGGCGTGGTCGTGACACCCGGCACCGTCGCGTACGTCACGACCGGAG GGCCGATTCCCGACGGCGCGGATGCCGTCGTGCAGGTGGAGGACACGGAGCAGGTCGCCGCCGCGCCGGATGGGTCGAAGAGGGTCAGGATCTCGGCGCGGGTAGCCGAGGGGCACGATATACGCAGCGTG GGATGTGACATAGAGAAAGATTATATAGTGCTGAAATCTGGTGAGAACATAGGTCCTGCAGAAATTGGGCTACTTGCAACAGTGGGAGTAACTACTGTCAAG GCATACCGTCGACCAACCATTGCTGTATTTTCTACAGGGGATGAGTTAGTTCAGCCAGTCACTGCAACTCTCAATCGTGGTCAG ATTCGTGATTCTAACCGGGCCATGCTACTTGCTGCTGCTATTCAGCAGAAGTGTAAAGTGGTTGACTTGGGTATTGCAAAAGATACTGAAGAAAGTCTTATGGAGCATATGGATGCAGCTCTACATTCTGATGCTGATATAATCCTTACTTCTGGTGGTGTTTCCATGGGTGATAGAGATCTTGTCAAACCTTGCTTGGCAAAGATGGGTAAAATTCACTTCGAAAAG ATCCGGATGAAACCAGGGAAGCCATTGACATTTGCTGAGATCACATCAAATGACCCAACAAAGCCATCCAAAACAGCTCTTGCTTTTGGCTTGCCTGGAAACCCAGTGAGCTGTATGGTTTGCTTCAATCTCTTTGTTGTTCCTGCAATACGTCTTGTCTCTGGTTGGTCAAATCCTCATCTAGAGAG AGTGCATGTGCGAATATCACATCCTCTAAGAGCAGACCCACATCGTATGGAGTTCCATCGTGCAGTGATCAGATGGGTGCTCGACGATGGATCCGGTAGACCAGG TTATGTTGCTGAGAGCACTGGCCAACAAGCTAGTAGCCGCCTTCTAAGTATGAAATCTGCAAATGCCTTGCTGGAAGTGCAATCATCTGAGCAGATATTGGCAGCTGGAGCATCTGTCCAAGCTGTACTTATTTCTGATATAACTAGCCCTCCTCTGGATAAGCTGCCTGCTGCTTCCAGCCccttatcatctcatcttgtttctTCTGCAAAAGGTGCTTTGGCGGATGCGCCACAGGTTGCAGCTTCTCAGAATGCTGAAGTTAAAGTAGCAATTCTGACTGTTAGTGACACTGTTTCTTCTGGAGCAGGCCCCGATAGGAG TGGCCCAAGAGCTGTATCTGTAGTGAACTCTTCATCGGAGAAATTAGGGGGAGCAGTTGTTGTTGCTACTGCCGTGGTTCCAGATGAAGTGGACAAAATTAAGGAGATTCTGGTGAAGTGGAGCGATATTGACCGTGTTAACCTCATCTTGACCTTAG GTGGCACTGGCTTCACACCTAGAGATGTTACTCCAGAAGCAACTAAATCTGTAATACAGAAAGAAGCACCTGGCCTTGCGTTTGTTATGATTCAAGAGAGCTTGAAG GTGACACCATTTGCGATGCTATCCCGAGCCGCGTGTGGGATAAGAGGATCAACACTT ATCATCAACATGCCTGGGAACCCGAATGCTGTCGCGGAGTGCATGGAGGCTCTTCTCCCAGCGCTGAAGCACGCCATGAAGCAGTTGAAGGGTGACAAGAGGGAGAAGAACCCTCGACATGTGCCTCATGCTGAAGCGGCACCTGTGGACCAGTGGGAGCGCAGCTTCAGAGCCGCGTCGTCGGGCGGTGGCTGCTCATGCGACCCTTGA